In Tenrec ecaudatus isolate mTenEca1 chromosome 9, mTenEca1.hap1, whole genome shotgun sequence, the DNA window ctcccacggagcagctgtttCAAACGGCTGctaatgcagttagcagcccagttccaATCCCCCCGGGCGCCTCATATTGTAGGGGAATGTAAAACAGAACAGTCACTTGGAAAAACATTTTAACAATTTTTAATAAAGTCACACATGCATCTAACCTAGGACCCAGCCATGCTTCCTAGATGTTTACAGAGAATGTTTATAGTAGTAGTGTGTAGACTAGCTTCCTACTAGAAATAATTCAAGTGTGTATCTGGTGATGAATCCATTTTTAAAAGGTATTTCCATAATATGGGATACTGTTCAATCCAAAGCAACAAGCTACTGATAATGCACATGGATAAATTTCAGAAACATTTTTAGTGAAATAAGGCAAGCACTGTATGATTGTCGTTATAGTAAAACCTAAAAATGGTAGATGAGTTAGAAACCACTCAGATGTGAGACAAGAAATTGTGCAGAGGAACAAAGGAACTTTCTGCAGTGAAGGAAGTCTTGTCTTGGTGGTGACTGCATGCAGCTGTGAGCGGTCCTCAAGCTGTGGACTTAGTAGATCTCACCAAAGGTATTGGAAAGCAAATCATATTCGTAAGACTTTTTAAAGAACACATATATTTAATTGTTCAGTAGTTCTAAATCCGTTTGCTCTAACTTTCAAAAAAATGGGTCACACATGAGTGGCGGAGTTTGGCCATTTTTTATGTTTAGGTGTTTGTGCTTTGTTACTGTTTTAAAGGGTTTCTTTATTGTGTTTTACTGCATTATCTAAGAGTAATCCTTAAATTAATTTTTGTTTGCAtcttatatttttcattttatcagCAATTTTGAGGGCAGCAGCAATATGAATCTTATGCTTTGTAACGATAGCTTCTTCATCCTGTGCTCTGTTACTAGGGTGTGCTCAGCTAATGTGTGTTAACATTTTTTTACTAAGACTAAACAGTCATTCTTGTATTTGAGAAGCTATATTTTCTCTATATCAGTATAGCACTGAACTGCAAGTAAAACATACAAAAAGacctgaaagaaaaaacaaagatgAAAGTGCAGTTTCATATAACATTTTAATATTACTGACAAATAGAGCAAAGGTGTAGACTGCAAGTCAGGAGTGGCTTATACTGGTTGATGAAAGAGGTGAGGGAAGCACAACATTATGTATTAAGAGGTACGGCATGTCTGCAACAGGGCTTCCAACTGGTTCATTCCAGTTCAATCCCCCTTGCTCAGAATTTGTATTTGCAACCCATATATACTAAATCCAAATCTATAGTTTACCAAGCTCCCCAGATGAttctattatctttcaattccatttttccatgataaatgtaggttctgattcagtatatttgGAGTAGAAATACAAATTCTCAGCTGTGGGGTCAACGCTGGAATGAACTGATTCAAAACCCTGGTATGGAAGCAGCTAATTGGTTAGATACAGATTAGAAATGGGTGTCTTGGCAAGAGTTACTGTTTAATTTGAATAGGGAGAAGTGTTCGAGATTTTATACCTGTCTTCACTTTGTCTGCTTTAGGTAAGTGAGGTTGCTGAGAAACAGTTGAGTAACTGGATTGCCGAGCATCATCTATCAAAAGGGAAATATTGGTAGCTCCTATTCATTCCTTCCCAGTAGATGGCAGCAAGATGCTTTATTAAAATTTTCttgccttcactttttttttaagccatgTAGTAAAATAGATACGGTTTGTATAAGTGGGTTTTTTCTCATTAAAACCAAGACGGATAGGACaccttcattttctttaaatgaaTGAAAGTATTATTACCATTCTATACTATTATTTCATatgaaatgtttttgaaaattcaTCTATCTAAAAATGTTACCGTTTATAGATTTTTGTTAGCAGTTGCTTAAATGAAAATATCGCATAATAAAAATGTGTATTTTACATatagtttcttttttataaattccTATAAAGAGAATCCAACAGTTACATTGTAGAACAAACCCACTAGCATTTTGCTAAACAGTTTGTTAGTGTTAAATCAGTCATTTGAAGTCTTTGTATTGAATATTCATAAACCTTTCTTTTATGAACAAACCATAGGATCAATTTAGCTGACataagaagaaaacattttatttctgggtgGTTAAGTCTGACTAAATTATCTTCTACATCAAATTGCTGGCTTCCAGGGAGTGGCAGGGGGATAGGGACTGCAAAGAACTGACATAAGCTTAAGGAAAAATCTGAGTCCCATTGGCAGAAATCTGTGACATGGAAATTTATATAGCAGGTAAACTATGGTCACTTCTTGCTCCTCTAGAAATCAGTTCCACTATGAAAGGTTTTTAGACTTGCtttggaaaataatatttttgaaatgCTAAGCTTTCTCCCAAATTTTTTACAATGTGTTGCTTAATTCTCGTGAATTTCAAAGGTTTTGTAAAGCTTGTTATCCAGAATGCACTTTTATCTTATGAAACCATGCTTTATCAATATCATTCAGCGTACCTCTTACGTATCTTGGAATTTTTACAAACCACAagagaacttttttttcccctaataCACTTTAAACAGACATAATATATCTTCCAGACCACAAGGCATCTATAATTTAGAACAGCAGATGCTGCTGCCCATGATTCTCTTTAAAACTAAGCAACAGAAAGAGACTAGAACCAACCCTTCAAAACAGAAGAGAAACACTAAGTAATACAAAGATGAGAGAAGAGGGGGATGTGGCCGTCAGAACGATTTCTTTTGCATGTATCTCTGTAAACACTCGGTAAACTACTTGAACTCATGAACTTTCGACTAAAGCCCACTTTCCACTAACGTCAGACTCATAGTCAGTCAGAACAAGATTTCACGTGAGCAGGAAGGACTTTATGTTCCCCCGTGTGTGCTCGTTTCAAGTGGTGTGTGGAAGTGGCTGCAGTGTGCTGTGCCCTGTTTCCTGTCGAGCTGGCTAATGTTTTCATCTTGGTTTTAACCCTAGCTGACCCCACAGTGAAGGACTTAATCGGAGGCTTCACTGCTCTTCATTACGCAGCCATGCATGGCCGGGCCCGAATTGCACGCTTGATGTTAGAGTCTGAGTACAGGAGTGACATCATTAATGCCAAAAGCAATGATGGCTGGACGcccctccatgtggctgctcactACGGAAGGGACTCGTTCGTTCGACTCCTACTGGAGTTCAAAGCCGAGGTCGACCCGCTCAGTGATAAAGGTACAACACCGCTTCAACTAGCCATTATCCGGGAAAGGTCAAGTTGTGTGAAAATCCTCCTGGACCATAATGCCAATATTGACATTCAGAACGGCTTCCTGTTACGTTACGCTGTGATCAAAAGCAACCATTCTTATTGCCGAATGTTCCTTCAGAGAGGAGCAGACACAAACTTGGGTCGCTTAGAAGACGGACAGACTCCTTTACACTTGTCTGCCCTTAGGGATGATGTGCTTTGTGCACGGATGTTATATAATTATGGAGCGGACACGAACACAAGGAACTATGAAGGACAAACCCCATTGGCTGTTTCAATAAGTATTTCTGGAAGTAGTCGACCGTGTTTGGATTTCTTACAAGAAGTAACAAGTATGTAATAgagttattactattattaatttttttatttgcatCTTGTGAAAACACTTAACGTGTTTTCATGACTTAAAATAATTAGATGTTAATCGTACATATAAACTTTGCATGGTAAGTAATACATCACTCGTCTGAATAAATGGAAAGTagtaataaattataaaaatttcattaaaaaatcaatTGTGTTACTAAAAGAAGTAGGGGTAGACATAGACTGGGAGAAGAGTTGGAGAAAAGAACAGAGgagatattttttaattgatggTGGCATTACATGCTGATCAAAGGATATTCTTTCTAGGTTTGCATGTTTATATTAAGGAAATAAAGGGAGAAGCTAAAGTTCTAGATTCTTTAACTTTGGAAATGTGCTGTGGTGAAACTTTTAATCAGTTTATAGCCACTTTTCCGCTTCATTATGATCCGAACCCGCATGCGACACAACAGCAGTGTTTCTAAGTGTTCTAGTATTGGAGGCTACAGATCCTAGGAATTGTAAGGAACGATCTGCTCTCAGTGGAAATCTGGACGCCACTGTCTCTGGACCATAGGGCTTCCCTGACTCCTGCCCTGTTTTTGTGTGTATTCCTTTTTATAAGTGTCTGGTACACATTGCCAGGAGCTTTCGTGGTGGTGTGGTTACCTGCGAgataagcagttcgaaaccacaagctgttccaaaggacaaagactgggctttctactcctttaaagaattattgtcacggaaacccacaaggccatTTCTGCctagccctatagggttgctatgaatcggcaatgagtttggctctgGATTCTGGCACATGTTGTGTGGTAGTACCTGCATGTGTTTGAGCTGTTTTTCTGATATggatgatttgtttgttttggcataGCCACCACCTCATGTCAGACTTACTTAGGATCAGAGCTTAATGTCTTGCACTTCTATAAAGAAAACATTGGAATTTGCTGTGTCACGCTTCGCAATGGATTCTTTCCCTGGCCTGTTTTTGACTTTTGGTCGTGATTATGGAAGAAGAACTGATAGCACTCTAGATGCCATGCACTTGGAAGCCAGGGTTTGTTGGCTTGCTTGTGAATAAGCTGCTCCACCTCTTGGAACTACATTTTGGACTGAGAATTTACTCTTTGAAGAAACACGGCATAATTTGAATTTAGTGCATTCTAATGGTGGAAAGATGATGTTTTTATTATGTCATATATGTAGACTAAagcaagaaaagagaaagaaatgatgcTTAGATTCTGCCTCCTTGCTGTCCAGTGGAATCTTGTGTGATGCCAGAAATGGTCGCTCCACACGCCTAAAAGGGAAGCCAACAATCCAGTGTGGCTGTTGAGCCCGTGCTATGTATGGGTGGCTCATATGACAGGAATGGAATTTCTAATTTTCTTTAACTGTACTCAGTGTAAGTCTCATTAACCACAAGTGACTGGTCATGTCCATATTGCAGAGCAGTGCAGATCTTTCTATCTTGGGCTGTCTCGCAGGTTGTCCCTTGCAGAAAGTTTTGACGCACATGGAAGTAGCCAGAGATGGCAGGATGCTGTGCGTGGGGTGCTGCAGTTGCTGGTATCAGCCTCCTAGATGGAGACACCTTTCGGAAATCCTTAGAGTGCAATTGCAAACGTAGCACATGTCCTGACCAACTTCATTTATAGCATGGCGGGGACATCGGTGTTGGGAAACAGATTACGATTGGATATGAGCCTAGGCCAGGGAAGATATTCTTCAGGTGTTTTTGCTCTTAGTAAATTCTGGACAGCTTGTGTTTTTCATGTTAATGCTACCCTGGAGAATCATAGTTAAATTAGTGTGTACACAttctggaagcatatttacatacagaaAAGCCTTAGCCCTCTTTTGGTACATAATTTGCTCATTAGGTAACAGTGGTCTAGAGCTATACTGTCCAAATTCAAATACTGTACCATTTATGAGCTGTGACCTTGATCTAACCTCTGTGCCTCAGTGTCCTCATCTTTAAATTAGGAAAATAGGAAAGGCTTTATGTAGGCTTGTTATGAGGATTAGAATTTCACATTTTAAGTGCAATGTAAATACTCCTTAAGATAAAACATTTTACTAAGAGTTAGTCCACAATCTCCCAGGAGAGTGAATCTTTCAAACTCTTATTCCAGTCAAAACACAGTGGACAATATCATGTCCTGGGGTGCGGGAACAGTTGAGGGTGACTGCAAAAGCTGGACCATGGCCTATAAtaggaaaaaaaattcattgcTGCAGGCACTAAATagtgggttccccccccccctttcgtcTGAGAAGCAGGTGATGGGCTAAATAAGATTTGAAAGCTATTCTGTAAATTATCCTCCAGAGTCTACAGGCTGGAGATTCACAGTCTCCTATACGTAAAAAATGAACAGCACAGAGGCAGCACCCCTCTTGTCCCTGAGCCCTCAGAGCTGCGGCGTTCTCTCAAAGCACTGTTGCTGGAGAGCTGGGCTGATGAGTAAAAGGTCAGATGTTCCAAGAAGATTAGGGGCTTTCGAAGGCcataattgtttttgttttggtctcTAATGTTGTTTTGTACCAAACTCAAATTCAGAGTTTCTGCTTCACCCTAGCATTATTTTCCTAGTGAAAAATGAATATGTGCTAGAAGGACCAACTATAGCTGCTCTCCACTGAACTATCTCTAAAAAACGAACTAAGGAAAGATCGATCAGGGAGCCTGAGTTCTGTCTGCAAGTTCCTTCCATCCTCCAACATACCTAAACACGACTCATTTATAAATCAGTTTGTAATCCAAGAACTCGGGCTCCTGAAGAATAAGAGAGGCTGAAGCTCCGTGGTGGTCGTTGTTCAGGACTGCTTTCCTGTTCAATGCACCATTTGGATTAGAAGCATATTGTTTAAATGggaagagatttttttaaaaaatcctaatCCTGGAATTTAAAAACAGCTAAGCTTCTTTGAAGGGTCCTTGTGGTATAGAGTGTTATGCATTGCGTTggcaaactacaaggtcagcagtttgaaaccaccagctgcttcgtgggagaaagatgaagcattctattccctaaagatttacagacttggaaacccacagtgtctAATAAGTCACTCtctatcagaattgacttgtaggtagtgagtttggtttggaagatTCTTTGGAAAACAAATCATAAAAGCTATGAAGGTGGGTGTCTCGGTGGAAGTAGCATGTGATACACATCACATTGATACAGAACAGATCACATGCCTTAGTAATGTGGTGTCTTGTTAATAACACTTGGCAGGAGAAGCCTCCAAGAGCTACTATTACCATTTTTCTACAGGCCGACTGAGCTTCCAACATTAAAACCTTCCAAACCCTCTGCCTTCTAGAATGGCCTGAAAGCAGTCTCCTCCAGAAAGCCAATGAGTGAAAGAACAGTTTCTGTTGGTCCACACACAATAAGCATAGCTAAGAAGAGGAACGAAGATCACCTTGCAGAAAGAAAAGATATTTTCTGATTGGTTAGCAGTGTATATGAAaccagtttttttttgttttggtgtgattttttttatattaaatacttttattgggggctcttatatctcttatcacaatccataaattcatccaacgcacatttgtacttatgttgacattgttttaaagcattttctttctacttgatgtcagctccccattttttcctctccctctcccatcctccctccctcagggaccgtttataaattatagattattattttcttatcttacattgcctCTGTCTCCCCCCAGTTTTTGGTTATtccttcccctgggagggggttatatatagatccttatgatagattcctcatttctctccccccaccttttccttatcctcctggtatctcttttctcattattggtcctgagggatttatctgccatggattccctgtgttccgagctcttatctgtagcagtgtacaggctctggtctagtcagatttataaggtagaattgaggtcatgatagtggcagggaggaagctgaaagaagttatatgttttattgttgctgtactgcaccctgactggcttgtctcccttgtgacccttctgtaaggggatgtccaattgtctacagatgggctttggatctccactctactccccctcattcacaatgataatgattttttgttctgggtctttgatgcctgatacctgatcccatcgacacctcacgatcacacaggctggtgcgcttctatcacGTGGGCttggttctcagctagatggccgcttgtttacccttaaGACAccatacactatatcttttgatagctttcttcaccacatttgcttatgcacccattttgtcttcagtgatcgtgttgggaaggaataccacagaatgccagattattagaacaaaatgttcttgtgttgagggagtacttgagtcgaggcccaatgtccatctgttgccttaatacttaacatataagtacattgatatatttccctatctttatatataaatatatttacgcaTGTACATGTCTGTACTTTGAcgtctgtaaatgtcctttgtctcctagttctttcctctatttccttttgctttcctcttgtcccactatcatgtttgtccTTCATTCAGGTTCGGTAATTCCTCGATGGTATATTGCCCTtggttaagccccactaggcttcctacacccttctctccattgattttagttcacttgttgtccccttgtccctgagaTGTTTAACCacctcccttctttctcccacctcccattCTCCTGTTTcgcccggaactgttggtcctgttgttttcttctccaaattgtttgtcccacctatcttacctagatagacattcGGAGACATTGTAAGTGTAACAACCAGGCAGagccaagcaaaacaacaaaggaagacaaagccaacaaaatagcaataacaaaaagaaacccagtatcaaaaaaggaaaaacctataaggagttccaggtctgttttttgacctttaggagtgttttccagtcgagtctgatggggtgccacactttgTCCCCATAGTCTATCTTTGGTATTCCCCaaggacttccttgctttgctccccttgctgccctgttgcacgccCTTGGTGTTTCacccgtgtggtggggtcagattgggcaaaattcctgcactgtgtctccagttttgGCCCCTGTGGTGCTGTGGTTCGgtgaggatgtcatgtctcatgtgaggccggccctatggtcctctctgtgcattctctcctctgagcaggaatatcgtcctcggaaCTAGGTGCCCAAGGATGTGTTCACTCCCTCTCCTTGCTCcgtttctcctctgtgctctaacCAGAGGGTTTTGTGTGATTTTATTTCAAAGCAAAAAATAAGGACAAATAGAGGGAACACAGAAAAATTAACCAGTGAGGAGTCGCAGGTAGAAGTAGTAATGCGGACTTAGAGCAGTAATAATTCTGATTGGCTCCGTTGAGTGCTGAGGCTGCCAGGACCAGGCGATAGAGAGCCCCTTGCACTATTCCAAGATCAGGGAGAGGCAATGAGGTGCCTGCATGCAAAAGGTGAGGAAGCGTTCACTATCGGAGCCAGGCAGGTGCTAACACTGTACTCACAGGATGCTGAGAATAGCACCTCCTGGTTTGGGCCTGTCCTGCACGGTTTC includes these proteins:
- the ASB7 gene encoding ankyrin repeat and SOCS box protein 7 — translated: MLHHHCRRNPELQEELQIQAAVAAGDVHTVRKMLEQGYSPNGRDANGWTLLHFSAARGKERCVRVFLEHGADPTVKDLIGGFTALHYAAMHGRARIARLMLESEYRSDIINAKSNDGWTPLHVAAHYGRDSFVRLLLEFKAEVDPLSDKGTTPLQLAIIRERSSCVKILLDHNANIDIQNGFLLRYAVIKSNHSYCRMFLQRGADTNLGRLEDGQTPLHLSALRDDVLCARMLYNYGADTNTRNYEGQTPLAVSISISGSSRPCLDFLQEVTRQPRNLQDLCRINIRQRIGLQNLKLLDELPIAKVMKDYLKHKFDDI